Within the Micromonospora citrea genome, the region GCTACCTGACCCGGGCGGTGGCCACGGTGTCGGAGCTGACCCCTTCGGGCTGGACGATGCAGCAGCTCGTGGAGGAGGTGGCGGCGGATTGGGTGTGGGTGCGGTTCTACGCGCGGCACCTGCCGGGCACGCGGGCTCCGCTGGAGTTGGCGCAGGTCTCCGAGCTGGACACGAGCCAGCGGCGGGGCCCGCTGGCCCGGGTCACGGTGGAGGAGTTCGACGCGCTGCCGGAGATCGCCGACGGCTGGCGGGAGGTGACGGCGCGCCTCGACCCGCCGTACCTGTCCGACGGGATTGGCGAGACGACGTACTGGACGTTCACCAGCAGCGCGGACGGGCAGTCGCCGTGGCAGGTCCTCGGCGCCGACGCGAACCCGTGGAGCACGCAGCCCGCCGGCTTCGAGGCGGACACCGGCTACGGCGGCCGCACCGCGTTCGCGGTCGTCGACGGGCAGTCCGACGAGTCGGCGGACCTGACGCTGATGTTCGCGCAGGAGATGGACGCGGTGTTGGGCCTGGAGGTGCTGCTGGCCGTGCAGCCGCTGCGGGTCGTCGACGAGCAGTGCGACCGGCCGGCGGCGAAGATCCCGACCGGCATCCGGTTCCACCGGCTGTCGTGGATGGCCGTCAACTCGTCGGTGGTGGGCGGCTGGGGCTGCTACGAGGTGCAGCGCCAGGACGACACGATGCCCGCCGGTGAGTGGGAGACGATCGCCAAGGTGATCGAGCCGTCCGTGGCGGCGGTCGACGACTACGAGGCGCGGGTGGGCGTCGAGTCGCGGTACCGGATCAGGATGGTGCACCGCCTCGGCGTCGCCGGGCCGTGGTCGCTTCCGGTGGCGGCGACGATCGCCTCGCCGGGCGTGGAGGGCCGCAACGTCGACACGGGCGTGCTGATCCTGACCTCCAATCACAACCCGGCCGGGAACCTGGCGTACGTGGCGAACTACGACCGGTCGACGGTGGAGGAGTTCACGTTCCCCGAGGCGGGGCAGGTCGAGTTGCAGGAGATGTTCGACCGGGACTTCCGCACGGCGTTCCGGCCGCTGGAGCGCGGTGGGGTGGAGTTCACCCGGGCGGTGCTGGTGAACTCGGCGGCGGTGCCGCCGGAGACGCTGGACCGCGGCTTCACCGACCTGCGGGACCTGGCGTGGGACACGGTGCCGTACGTGTGCGTGCGCGACGAGCTGAACAACCGGTGGCTGTCGACGCTGCTGGTGCCGTCGGGGTCGGCGAAGCGCCGCAAGGCGGGCCAGCTGCTGCTGGCGCAGCTCCAGGTGATCGAGGTGACGCGCACGCCGGCCCCGCTGGACGGCGGCCCGGCCCCGTGCGAGGGCCTGCGCCCGGAGGGGCAGGTGGAGTCGGTGACGGCGGGCACGCCCGTCCCGGCGGCCGGCATCGCGCCGCAGGTGTTCCAGGACCTGTTCGGCCGGAACGTGGTGGACGGGCTGGGCGGCGGTTGGGCGATCGTCGAAGGCGCCGCGACGGACTTCTCGGTGGCTTCCGAGTCGGCGACGATCAAGCTGGCCGGCGGGGGCTCGCGCATGGCGGTCGTCGGCGCCGGCTGGGAGGACGTCGACTTCCAGGCGCGGTTCAGGTTCAGCGCGGTGGCGACCGGCCAGCCGATCAACGCGTACGTGGTCGCCCGGTACACGGCGGTCGGCACGAACTACCGGGCGCGGCTGGCCGCGCAGACCGACGGCCGGCTGGGCGTGTCGATCGAACGGGTGGTGGGCGGCGCGCTGACGACGGTCACGCCGCTGGCCACGGTGCGGGCGGCGAACGGCACCGACTTCCTCGCCTACCAGGCGGGGCCGTGGTACTGGATGCGGTTGCAGGTCCGCGACGGGGCGGTCCGGGTGGCGGTGTGGCCGGACGGGCAGAACATGGCGCGGTGGGAGCAGTCGGCGAAGGACACCGGGTTGGCGGGCGTTGGCCAGATCGGTGTGCGGGGCGTGCTGACGGCGGGCAACACGAACGCGGCCCCGACGGTCAGCGTGGCCGCGGTGTCGGTGCGGCAGCCGGCGTCGAACGACCTGGACCTGCGGGTGGAGCTGCGGCCGACCGGCGACGAGTGGTCGGCCGAGCTGTCGCGCACCGACGACGGCGGGGCGACCGGCTGGGGGCTGACCGCCGACACGGCGCAGACCTGCCTGCGGCTGTGGGGCGGCGGCGGGTTCACCGGATGCGAGGACACCCGGGACCTGGTGGTGACCCGGCAGCGGCGGTGGCTGCGGGTGACGTACCGCAACGACTTCATCGGCGACGGCGCGGCGTCGTTCTGGCACTCGGACGACGGCGTGACGTGGACGGAGCTGGGCGGGCCGGTCGCGGCGCCGGAACCGCCGACGGTGGACGCGGGTCGGCTGGCGCTGACGCTGACCGGCGCCGTGACGGTGGCCCGGGCCGAGGTGCGCCAGGGCGTCGACGGGCCGGTGCTGGCCGCGCCGGACTTCGAGGGCCAGGCGGCCGGCACGACGCAGTTCGCCGACGCGCAGGGCAATGTGTGGGAGGTGGACGGCCGTGGCATCTGCGCCGTCGCCTGACCTGCTGGACCTGCCCGACTGGCGCGGGCAGCGGTCGGCGTCGTTCCGGTTCGACCTGATCGACGGGCGGACCGGGGTGGTCCGCCGCGAGCTCACGCCGCTGCGGGACACGTCGCCGAGCTTGAGCCACGACAGCACGTCGACGATCCCGCGCCGGCTGTCCGGGGTGACCCTCGGCGTGGAGGACGCGAAGCGGGTCAACCAGCTGACGGACCGGATCGCACCCCGGATGGTGCTGGGCGACGGCAGCTCGTACCGGCTGGGCCGCTACCTGGTGTCGGACTCGTCGGACCTGGTGACCAGCGCCGGCTCGACGGCGCCGCTGACGCTGCTGGACGAGATGTTCGTGGTCGACCAGGAGCTGGACGTCGGCTTCGACGCGGGCGGCCAGCTCGTCGACCAGGTGGTCGCGCGGCTGGTGGAGGGGCTGCCGATCGGGCAGCTGGTGGTCGACGCGACGGAGTTCACGTCGGTGGCAGCCTGGTCGCCGGGCACGTCGCGGGCGAACGCGCTGCGGGACCTGGCGACGTCGGGCGGGTACTTCATGCCGTGGTTCGACCACCGCGGCTGGCTGCGGCTGCGGCGGGCGTTCGACCCGGCCGACCAGGCGGTGACGATCGACCTGGACGCCTCCCGCCGGGTGATCCGGGGGTCGATCTCCCGGGGGACGGACCTGCTGACCGCGCCGAACCGCTTCGTGGTGGTGTCCAACGACCCGGGCTCGGAGGCGGAGCCGGTGGTCGGGGTGTACGACGTGCCGGCGTCGGCGCCCCACTCGATCGCGCAGCGCGGGTTCGTGCTGCCGAAGACGGTCGACGTGCAGGTGCGCTCGCAGGCGCAGGCGACGGTGTACGCGCGGACGCTGGGGCTCCAGCAGACGGTGTACGAGGTGGTGGAGCTGAGCACCCCGGTGGACCCGCGGCACGACGCCTACGAGGTGGTGCGCTGGGACCGGGTGCGGTGGCTGGAGGTCAGCTGGACGATGCCGCTGGTGCCGGGCGGGGAGATGCGGCACACGCTGCGGCGGGCGTACCCGGAGACGGAAGGCGGGGAGGCGTGAGCGGGAACGGGAAGGTACCGGGCCTGGCGGTTCCGGTGAAGGCGCTCGCCGAGGCGGTGCTGGAGAAGGCGGTCCGGCTGGGGCTGACGTGGCGGCTACGGCCGGCGACGGTGACGAGCGTCGCCAGCGACGGCACGGTCCGGGCGCTGCACGACGGCGACACCCAGGCGATCCGGGTGACGTCGATGATCGGCGCGGTCCCGGTGCGCGCCCGGGTGATGGTGCTCAAGTCGCCGCCGGCCGGGAACCACATCGTCGGCGTGGTCGGCTCGCCCGGGCCCGACGCGCCGATGAAGACGTTCACGGAGAGCGGGACGTTCAAGGTGCCGGCGGGCGCGCGGTGGATCCGGGCGTACGGCGTCGGCGGCGGTGGTGGCGGCGGCGGGGTGACCGGCGCGACCGGCGGCAACGGCGCGGCCGGTGGCGGCGGTGGCGGCGGCTACTGCGAGAGCGTGTGGTCGGCGGCCGAGCTGCCGGCCGAGGTGCAGGTGACGGTCGGCGCGGGCGGCGCTGGCGGGGCGTTCGGGGGCGGCGGCACGGGCGGGGACACGAGCTTCGGGGGGCTGTGGACGGCCGGCGGCGGCGGCTCCGCCCCCGGGGTGTCCGCGGTCGTTGGCGACCAGGCCGGCGGACGCGGCGGTGGCGGCACCGCGGTGGGCGGGAACGTGCTGAACTCGCCGGGCGAGTACGGCGACTACAACCGGACCCTCGACTCCCGGCACACCTTCCGGGGCAAGGGCGGCAACTCGCTGCTCGGGTTCGGGGCGAACTCGTCCGGGTCGGTCAGCGGCGACGCGCCGGCCGCCCTCGGCTGGGGTGGTGGCGGGGCTGGCGCGATCGGCCAGGCGACGTCGCGGCGCGGTGGCAACGGCAAGGGCGGCATCGTGATCGTGGAGGTCGTCTACTGACCGCCTCACCTGGCCTTGGAAACAGCGCAGCCCCGGATCGCGAAATCCGGGGCTGCGCTGCGTTCACGTGGAGACACCAGCATAGCGGCCCGCGCCGACAGCGAGCAAAGCGCCGCGCCGCCGTACATATAACATTGACGCTGAGGCCCGAGTCGTATACAATGTCTTTGTACGTATCGCCGCCCTCAACAGGAGGTTTGGATGGGCAAGGCATTGGTCGTGGCCTGGGGCCACGAGTTCGTGGACGAGGTGGTGGACGCCCTCGGCGACGCCGCCGTGGACGTCGTTGTCGGGAAGCCGACCGTCGCGCAGTGGCGCGGTGCGCCGCTGGTGCTGGTCGACGCCCGCGTGCAGACGCTGGCGGCCGGGATGCCGGCGCACCCGTGCATGGTGGTCGTCGCTCCGGAGAAGCTGGACGGCGACCGGCTGGCCGCCGCGTACCGCGGCTGGCAGGCCGAGTACCCGGAGGTGCCGGTGTACCACCTGCCGACCGGCGCGCAGGCCGTCCGCCAGCTGGTCGCCGAGGCGGCCAACGGGCAGGCGGCCGAGGTGCGCGTCGGCGTGGTCGGCGGCCACGGCGGCGCCGGGGCGACGACCCTGGCGGTGGCGCTGGGGCTGGTCGCGGCCGAGGGCGGGCGGCGCACGCTGCTCGTCGACGCGACCGGGCGTGGCGGCGTGGACGACCGGCTCGGCACGCCGGCCGAGGGCCTGCGGGTGGTCGACGAGCCGTTCAAGCCGCTGCGGCCGGTCGACCGGTTCGCGGCCGACGTGAAGGTGGTCGACCTGGACCGGGCGCTGGAGGCCGGGCAGATCGAGGTGGCCCGCCAGTGCGACCTGGTGCTGCTGGTCGCCAACGTGCAGCGCAACGTGGCGGCGACCCGGTGGGTCGCCGCCACGCTGTCCGAGGCGGGCGTGCGGTGGGCGCTGGTGCCGACGTGGATGCACGACAAGGCGGGCCAGGAGCTGGCCAGCGAGTTCCGGGTGCGGTTCATGGCCGAGGTGCCGCTGGAGCCGCCGTCGATCTTCTCGGACGGCCGGGTGCACCTGCTCGACCGTTGCTGCCTGCTCGACCTGGCGCGGGACCTGCTGCGCGCCGCGCCGTACGCCGCCGCCCGGGTGGCGGCCTGACCGTCCCCGGCGGGTGCCGTACATTGACCTTGTATGGCATCCGGCCGTGGGAGGAGAGGAACAGTGAAGGTGAACCAGGTCAAGCTGAAGGCGGTTACGCGGAGGATCGCGGCCGACCTGATGACGCCGGGCCCGCTGTCGCTGCCGGTGATGGTCGGGCTCAAGGAGCTGGTCCGCATGTTCGGCGTGAAGGACAACACGCCGTACCAGTGGCGGTCGAAGGGCCAGCTGCCCAAGGAGGACGGCGAGGTCAGCAACAACCCGCAGTGGAAGCTGACGACGATCTACGCCTGGGCGGAGGAGACGAACCGGAAGATCGTGTGGGACCCGTGGGACGTCCTCGACGAGGACGCGGACGAGGCGGCGTAGGTATGAGCACGTCCGATGCCATTGCAGCCGTACAGAGCGGGTGTAGGGTGCCGGAAAACGTCTCGACCCCGCCAGGCGGTCATCTGGCGGGGCCGAAATGGACGTACCCGGAACGGAGAACGGGTCGCACGCGCATCGTACGCCAGTTCGGGCGACGGTGCGCTGGCGGCTTTGCACAGAGAGGCCGCCTGCATGGTGGACCGGTGGACGGTCGAGCGCGCGGTGAGGCACGAGCTCTGCACGCTGGACCCTCCCGGCCGGCAGCTCGTCCTGACGCTGCTTACGTGGGCCGACGCGGCCACAGCGGTGATCCCCGAGAAGTTCACGCCGAGCCTGACCGACTTGCAGAAGGCGACCGGGCTCGCCCGGTCGTCGGTCGCGAAGTGGCTGAACCTGCTGGAGGGAAAGGACGGCGAGGACGGCGAGGAGCGCCCGGAGAGCAAGTGGGTGTGGCGCGAGCGGCCGACGGTCGCGGACGCCAGGCGCAAGAAGGCCCGGACGGTGTACCGCCTGGGGGTGCCGCCGGATCTGTTGCGGCGGCTCACCGAGCTGGGCGTAGTTGGTCCGCGTGCCGGACCAGCCGCGCCCGAATCGCCCGGGTCTGGTAGTCCGGTGGACGGATCAGTGAAGGGCGCATCTAGTCCGGGTCGCGGACTAGAACTAGTCCGTCACGCGGACCGAGTTGGTCCGCCACCCGGACGCAAGACATACAGGGAACAAGAAACAGTTGGGGTCCGCGCCGCGAGCGGTGTCGACCACCGTTACGTCGAGGGGCCGAATGGCTCCTGTGCCCATCCCGGGTGTAGGAAGTCGGCTCCGCTGCACGGGCCCGCGCTGCGGGCCGTGCCTGAGAAGGGAAGGAGAGTGATCGGGGAGTGAGGGTGTACCTCGCGCCGGTCGACGTCGCGCAGTGCGCGACGTGCGGCGGCGACCTGGTGGCCGCCGGGGACGACTGGCGGCACCGCGACGCCACGGGTTGCACCGAGTTGGCCACGCCGGTGATCTGCCGGCATCCCGCCTGCGGCCTGCCGGCCGCTGTCGGGAGCTTGGCTTGCGCGGACTGCGCGGGTGCTTTTTCGTCGGTCGCGGGTGTCGGGTCGCAGTGCCCAACGGCGACCGTATAGAGTCTATGTAGGACGTTCGTTCACGTGGAAAGGGACGAAGGATGAGTTCACGGTTCATGCCCGCCAGCCGCAAGAAGGCCAAGGCGCGGATCGCCCTCGCAGGGCCGAGCGGGGCAGGCAAGACCCTGACCGGGTTGAAGCTGCTGTACACGCTGACCGGCTCGGTGACCGTCGCCGACGGCATCGAGCGGATCGCGTTCGTCGACACCGAGCGGGACTCGGCGGACAAGTACGCGGTCAACCCGGAGCTGCCCGGCGTCGGCGACATGACGCCCGAGGAGGCCGGTGGCTACGGGTTCTCGAAGATCAGCCCGGTGCGGTACGACCCGCGGCAGCTCGTTGAGCTGATCGACGAGGCGGCGGTGGCCGGCTTCACCGGCTTCATGCTCGACTCGGCCTCGCACTACTGGTTCGGGCCGGGCGGCATCCTGGAGCTGGTCGACCTGTTCGCCCGCAACCACGGCGGCCGGTCGATGGACGGCTGGAAGGACGTGCGCCCGGTCGAGCGGGCGTACATCGAGGCGCTGATGAGCTTCCCCGGGCACGTTGTGGTGTGCCTCCGGTCGAAGCAGAAGTACGAGATCACGGAGGGCGCCGACGGGCGGAAGCAGGTGTCCAAGCTGGGCATGCAGCCCGACCAGCGCGATGGCCTGGAGTACGAGTTCGACCTGGTGGGCGACCTCGACCAGGGGCACTACCTGCGGGTGACGAAGAGCCGGTGCGACGCCCTGGCCGACGAGGTGATCCACAAGCCGGACGCGGAGCTGGGCCACCAGCTGCTCGACTGGCTGGACAACGGCGAGCCGCCGAAGGACCTCGACTGGCCGAAGGCCCTGGCGGCGTGCTCGTCGCGGGAGGACCTGGCGGTCCTGTGGCAGCGGGCGCAGCGCCTCGGCAAGACGCAGAAGCTGCGGGACGCCTTCAATGCGCGAGGCGCGGAGATCGCGGCCGCGCGGCGAGCGGCCGAGGCCCCGGGCACCCAGCTCGACAGCGGGCTGAGCGAGGCGGCCGGCGCGACGTCGGTCAACGGCCGGCAGCCGGAGACGGCGGGAGCGGGCCGGTGAACGTGCAGCAGGCGGCCATGCGGGCGGCGGTGTTGAAGGCCCTGATGGACGAGGTGCGCAAGGTCTACGACCTGGCGCGGGCCGAGGCCGACGGCCAGCTGGTCGAGCTGAACGGCGAGCTGGGCGTGACGACGGTGCAGGTGAAGCTGCCGGGCTACGACGGCGCGGTGGCGCAGGTGACGCTCTCCGAGCCGAAGACGGGCTACGTGGTCGACGAGGCCGGGTTCCTGGCCTGGTGCAAGCAGGAGCACCCGTCGGAGGTGGCGGTGACGACTCCGGCGCCGGTCGAGTCGGTGCGGGCCGCCTGGCGCAAGGCGCTGCTCGGCCGGATGAAGGTCGAGCCGGACGGCACGGTGGTCGACGGCGAGACGGGCCGGGTCCTCGACTTCGTGGAGGTCGCGGAGCCGCCGCCGCCGTCGACGACGCTGACGTTCAAGAAGGGCGGCCGGGAGGAGGTGGCGGCGGCCTACCGGGACGGTCGGCTGGCGCTGCCGGAGCTGCTGGCGCTGCCGGCGGCCGAGCAGGAGTGAGCGGGTGCGGGGCCGGGCGAGGGGCGACCTTCTCCCGGCCCCGCTCCACATCGGAGCCGGGGGAGGTGAGCGGTGGCGATCGACGCGCGGCTGGTGCGTGACGGCCTGGTCGACGTGGAGGCGTTCGCCG harbors:
- a CDS encoding AAA family ATPase: MSSRFMPASRKKAKARIALAGPSGAGKTLTGLKLLYTLTGSVTVADGIERIAFVDTERDSADKYAVNPELPGVGDMTPEEAGGYGFSKISPVRYDPRQLVELIDEAAVAGFTGFMLDSASHYWFGPGGILELVDLFARNHGGRSMDGWKDVRPVERAYIEALMSFPGHVVVCLRSKQKYEITEGADGRKQVSKLGMQPDQRDGLEYEFDLVGDLDQGHYLRVTKSRCDALADEVIHKPDAELGHQLLDWLDNGEPPKDLDWPKALAACSSREDLAVLWQRAQRLGKTQKLRDAFNARGAEIAAARRAAEAPGTQLDSGLSEAAGATSVNGRQPETAGAGR